A part of Rhipicephalus microplus isolate Deutch F79 chromosome 8, USDA_Rmic, whole genome shotgun sequence genomic DNA contains:
- the LOC142769020 gene encoding uncharacterized protein LOC142769020 isoform X2 — protein sequence MNENQEPGAVPRADPDHGEGAADDNPPQVANTNRGEACDTTCWAMTLCLFCSLIGTIGAVVFFHFYNADQKALTRTCGEVTTWGEGYLKACLDKDHDRGSFHYCETVCKHL from the exons atgaacgagaaccAAGAGCCGGGGGCAGTTCCTCGGGCTGATCCGGACCATGGCGAGGGTGCCGCTGATGATAACCCGCCGCAGGTTGCCAACACCAACAGAGGAGAGGCATGCGAC ACCACCTGCTGGGCGATGACGCTGTGCCTCTTCTGCTCCCTCATCGGCACTATTGGCGCCGTCGTCTTCTTTCACTTCTACAACGCGGACCAGAAGGCGCTTACGCGAACCTGCGGTGAAGTGACGACCTGGGGCGAGGGCTACCTCAAAG CCTGTCTCGACAAGGACCACGACCGAGGAAGCTTCCACTACTGCGAAACTGTTTGCAAGCACCTATGA